TGTTGCGACCTTTTCGCAAATGCCTGGCGCAGACCGTATCCATGAACAAACGGAAGAAAAAAATAAAATTGTTATTGGCGGATGATCATCCCGTGGTGCGGAAAGGAATACGCTCGTGGCTCTCGGGTGTTGAATATCTTGAAGTGATAGATGAAGCGGTCAACGGGCTCGAAGCCGTGGCCAAGGTCAAGGAGCTTTCGCCGGACGTCGTCTTGATGGACGTGGACATGCCGAAGTTGAACGGCTTGGAAGCGACAAAACAGATTCGCAAGGAATTTCCGGGCACGCGCGTCTTGATTCTCTCGATGCACACGAACAAAAGCGTGGTGCTGCAAATCATCCAATCCGGCGCGCAAGGTTATGTGCTCAAGGACGCGCCCCCGGCGGACGTGCTGCGCGCAATCGAATCGGTGGATAATGGCGAACCCTTTTTCAGTCCCGACATCAACCAGATCGTGTTGAACCAATATCTGGCCGAGACGGGCGCGGAACAATCACCAACGGCGGTAAAACTTACAAATCGTGAACGGCAAGTGCTGGCAATGATCGCCGAGGGACAAAGCAACAAGGAAATGGCAAGCAAGATGGGCGTAGGCGTCCGCACCGTGGAAACGCATCGCGAAAGGATGATGTCCAAGTTGAACATCCATAGCGTCGCCGGATTGACGAAATTTGCGATCGCAAACGGAATCGTCAATCTGGAATAAAAAAAGCGCGGGCGCCGGATTCAAAGCCGGACTACCCGCGCAGCGCAACCAATCAGCAGTTGCATTTCTTGAAGCCGGCGTCTTTCAAGGCTTTTTCGACCGCCTCTCGGGTTTCACCCGTAGCCTTTTGGACGCGGCCAAATAATTCCTCGTCCCGGCCTTCGCTATATTGCAGGTCGTTGTCCGTGAGCTTGCCCCACTTTTGTTTCATCTTGCCTTTGACGATGTTCCAATCGCCTTTTGCTTCCGTGGTATTCATACTGGTTCTTCCTTTGGTTGATGCCGCCAAATGACGGCAAAATTTTTGGTAATTAGATTATGCTTTCGAGCCGCGCAAAGTGCCGATCAAACCGGCAACCGCCGCAACCACGCCGCCAATCAGCAGCCAAATCGCTTTGTTGGTCGGTGAGCCGGTGAAGAATCGGGAAACATCCGAGCCAAAGGAGTTGCTCGAATTGATGCCGATGATGATGAGCACGATGCCGCCCGCGAGCAGAGCCAGAGAGATAATTTTGTTCATAATTTTTTTGGTTATTGGGCGTCACAACGTCCGGCCCACCGGGATATTTAGCGCGGCCTGTGCCAAGGTAAAAATGGCAAATTAAGAATAGTGAATCCGCGCGCATAAGTGCCTTGTGCATAAGAAGCAGGCCGGTTTTTTGGATGAATACCCCAAGCGAAACCGCGGCTTTGAATAAATAATTGAACCGACAAATTGCGGCGGGGTGCAAAGCCTATACGGCAAGTTGCGGCGATCCGGAAATAAGAACTCAAAAAAAGTTTGTCCACTTTTTCCGTCAGCGGAGATAATTCAGCAGATGCCAGATATATCAGACATGGAACTCGTTCGGGAATTTGCCCGGAATAATTCCCAGGCGGCCTTCGCGGAATTGGTGCGGCGTCATGTCAATCTGGTCTATTCTGTCGCGCGCCGTTGCACTGGCCATGACGGCGACGCGCAGGATGTCACGCAAGCGGTCTTCATTCTGCTCGCGCGCAAAGCCGGCGGGTTGCGCGCCGGCACATTGCTGCCGGGCTGGCTTTATGAAACAACCCGTTTCACTGCCGCGCGGTTGCTTCGCACCAATGCACGCCGCCACGCGCGCGAACAAGAGGCCTATATGCAATCCACCTTGAATGAAAACGACGCCGCCGCTGCCTGGGCCCAACTTTCGCCGCATCTGGAAACCGCCATGTCAAAATTATCGGAACAAGATCGCGCGTTGCTTGTTTTGCGATTCTACCAAAATAAAAGCGGCCCGGAAACAGCGGCCACTCTCGGCATACGCGAGGACGCGGCGCATAAACGCGTGACGCGCGCGATTGAAAAGTTGCGGAAATTTTTTGCCGAACGCGGCGTCGTGCTCAGCGGCGTGGCGATTGCGGGAGCGGTTTCCGTTCATTCCGTGCAAGCCGCGCCGGCTGGTTTGGCGGCGATGATTTCTTCAACCGCATTTTCAGGAACCACCATCACCACGGCGGCAATTCTCGCCGCCACTAAAGCCATCGTTATGACCACATTTCAAAAAGCCATCGTCACCACAACCTTGATTGCCGCCGTTGGCGGGGGAATATTTGAGGCGCAACAAAATTTCCGGCTGCGCGACCAAAACCAAAAACTGCAACAACAACAATCGTTGCTCACGGCCCAGGTCCAGCAGTTGGGCCAATCACTCGCCGACGCGACGAATCGTTTGGCCTCGTCATTGGCCGCGAATGACCGAACGAAAACGAATTCTCGTGATGCGGAGCTTTTGAAATTGCGCGGGGAAGTCACGCAGCTGCGGGCCGCGGCGAATGATTCGACCGATGCGACGGCGCGGCAATGGCTCGTGAAAGTGAACAAGCTCAAACAAAAATTGGAGCAAACTCCCAACGCTCGGATCCCGGAATTTCAATTTCTCACCGACCAGGATTGGCTGAATGCCGTGAAGGGGAATCTTAATAGCGATACGGATTATCGCATCGCCTTCAGCGCGCTTCGCGGGGAGGCTCAGAACAAAGCTGCGAGTATGTTGAAGCAGGCGTTGACGGCTTATATGAAAGATAATGAACAACAATTTCCGGCGGACATCAACCAGTTGCAAACGTATTTTAGTTCGCCAATGGACAACTCTATTTTGCAGGAGTGGGAAATCGCGCCAGCCAGTACGGTGAAGAGCCTGGGGATGGGTGGGGACGTGATTATCACGCAGAAAGCGGCAGTGGATGATGTGTTCGATACGCGTTACGGCATTGGTCCAAACGGTCTTGGCAGCACGGATTTTCTGCATCAGGAAATCAGCGATGCCATGAATCCGGTTTTCGCTGCGTTTCGAACGGCGCACGATGGCCAATGGCCAGCTGATCAGACACAACTTTTGCCCTACGCCACGACCCCGGAACAGCAAGCCGCGCTGCAGAAATTAATATTGCGTGATTCGGCAAACCGGTGAGTTGGAAATTGCACGAAGGAGCTTGCAATCGGCGCGAAGGGAAGCGTAATATGCCCGTCCGCGTGAATTCACGTTCGCGCGGCAGTGTGGCTGGATAGCTCAGTCGGTAGAGCAGAGGACTGAAAATCCTTGTGTCGCCGGTTCAATTCCGGCTCCAGCCACCACTTCTAAAACCCCTGTAGAAGCCCGTAAATAGAAGGCTATATCCACCTTGAAATGATGGGCCGCTAATAAAAGATTGGATGCGAGTGTATTTGAGGGAAGCCGTTCCTACGATTTTCATTGAACCAGCTCACGGTGGATTTTTTTCAGATTGGTAATAGCTTGCCTTAGCTATATGAAAAATCTCGCGGATGAAACTCGTGAAACTCCTGTCAAAGAATTGATTCCGCCATCGCCGACAATTCCAAAATTGCAAAAAGCCGCGCGCGAATGCCGGGCGTGTCACTTATGGAAAAGGGGAACGCAAACGGTCTTTGGCGAAGGTTCTAAAGCTGCCACAATCGTTTTTGTCGGCGAGCAACCGGGCAGCGACGAGGATTTGGCGGGTCGGCCATTTGTCGGGCCCGCGGGAAAATTATTGGATCAGGCGCTGTCCGAGGCGGGCATTGATCGCCGTCAAATTTACATCACCAATGCGGTCAAACATTTCAAATGGGAGCCATCGGGAAAGCGGCGCCTTCATAAAAAACCCAACGGCGGGGAAATCGCGGCCTGCCGCCCGTGGTTGGAAGCTGAACTCGCCGTGATCCAGCCGAGAATACTGGTCTGCCTGGGCGCCACGGCGGCGCAGGCTTTATTGGAAAAAGATTTTCGCGTGAGCAAAAGCCGCGGTCAATTAGTTAAAACCGCGCTGGCGGAAAAAGCGGTTGCCACCGTTCACCCTTCCTCCATTCTTCGCGCTCCCAACCCCAATGATCGCAAGGCGCAACTGAAGCTGTTCATCGCCGATTTGAAGAAGGTCGCGAAAATGATTCGGTGATGTTTCGGGAAAGCTTGGTGTTTTGCGCGGAACTCATTTTTAGCCCGCTGATAAAATTAAATACAAGCTCTAGGTTTTTGGGTATTGATTAGGGAGAAAAGTATCCCAAGTGCGGCCCGACTGGACGGTTTTGTGGCTGGAGGCCGAATTGGTGTCGCTCAAAGGGATGCGGATGAGATGGTTGCAGGTCGGACATTGAATTTGCCGGCCGCACAGACTGTCGTCACAGCTTAGGTGTTGATCACAATGGCTGCAGGAGAATTTGTAGTCGCTCATAGCTTTTTGGTTTGGTTTTTTTTTGGCCGACTCCGCGGTCAAAACCGACCGCAGACCTTCAACAGTCAATGCGCAATTCCAGGGGCGAATGGATCAGTTATTTTTTCGATACGGCTGATCCTTTTTGGCTCGTTATTTCGCATTACTAGGATAATAAAAAGAATTAATAGGCCATGAGCAATCCTAGCGAGCACGAAGAAGCGATTTTCATCTCCACCCTCCAATTGCCCGCCGAGCAGCGCGCGAAGCATTTGGACGAGGTTTGCGCGGGCAATCCCAGGTTGCGAAAACGCATCGAGGCGCTGGTAAAGGCCCATGAGAAGGCGGGCGAATTTCTGGAGAAACCTGCCTCGACCCTGCCGATAGCGGAGCCGATGCCGTTGCCCGCGGCGGGACCTCATGCCACGGTGAGAATCTCTCTGTCTTCGACGGAAAAGGCGGGAGACAAAATCGGCCGTTATAAACTTCTGCAGCAAATTGGGGAAGGCGGATGCGGCGTCGTTTACATGGCGGAACAAGAGGAGCCCGTCCGGAGGCGGGTGGCGTTGAAAGTGATCAAGTTGGGGATGGATACCAAAAATGTCATCGCCCGCTTTGAAGCCGAACGGCAAGCGCTGGCATTGATGGATCATCCGAACATCGCAAAGGTGTTGGACGCGGGTGCGACGGAAGCCGGCCGCCCGTTCTTCGTGATGGAACTGGTGCGCGGGATCAAGATCACGGATTACTGTGACCAGAATCATCTTTCGACCACCGAACGCCTGAATCTTCACATCAAAGTGTGCCAGGCGATCCAGCATGCGCATCAAAAAGGCATCATTCACCGTGATATCAAGCCCTCGAATATTCTGATCGCTTTGCATGA
This sequence is a window from Verrucomicrobiia bacterium. Protein-coding genes within it:
- a CDS encoding DUF3185 family protein — its product is MNKIISLALLAGGIVLIIIGINSSNSFGSDVSRFFTGSPTNKAIWLLIGGVVAAVAGLIGTLRGSKA
- a CDS encoding UdgX family uracil-DNA binding protein (This protein belongs to the uracil DNA glycosylase superfamily, members of which act in excision repair of DNA. However, it belongs more specifically to UdgX branch, whose founding member was found to bind uracil in DNA (where it does not belong), without cleaving it, appears to promote DNA repair by a pathway involving RecA, rather than base excision.); protein product: MKNLADETRETPVKELIPPSPTIPKLQKAARECRACHLWKRGTQTVFGEGSKAATIVFVGEQPGSDEDLAGRPFVGPAGKLLDQALSEAGIDRRQIYITNAVKHFKWEPSGKRRLHKKPNGGEIAACRPWLEAELAVIQPRILVCLGATAAQALLEKDFRVSKSRGQLVKTALAEKAVATVHPSSILRAPNPNDRKAQLKLFIADLKKVAKMIR
- a CDS encoding RNA polymerase sigma factor, coding for MPDISDMELVREFARNNSQAAFAELVRRHVNLVYSVARRCTGHDGDAQDVTQAVFILLARKAGGLRAGTLLPGWLYETTRFTAARLLRTNARRHAREQEAYMQSTLNENDAAAAWAQLSPHLETAMSKLSEQDRALLVLRFYQNKSGPETAATLGIREDAAHKRVTRAIEKLRKFFAERGVVLSGVAIAGAVSVHSVQAAPAGLAAMISSTAFSGTTITTAAILAATKAIVMTTFQKAIVTTTLIAAVGGGIFEAQQNFRLRDQNQKLQQQQSLLTAQVQQLGQSLADATNRLASSLAANDRTKTNSRDAELLKLRGEVTQLRAAANDSTDATARQWLVKVNKLKQKLEQTPNARIPEFQFLTDQDWLNAVKGNLNSDTDYRIAFSALRGEAQNKAASMLKQALTAYMKDNEQQFPADINQLQTYFSSPMDNSILQEWEIAPASTVKSLGMGGDVIITQKAAVDDVFDTRYGIGPNGLGSTDFLHQEISDAMNPVFAAFRTAHDGQWPADQTQLLPYATTPEQQAALQKLILRDSANR
- a CDS encoding response regulator transcription factor; translated protein: MLRPFRKCLAQTVSMNKRKKKIKLLLADDHPVVRKGIRSWLSGVEYLEVIDEAVNGLEAVAKVKELSPDVVLMDVDMPKLNGLEATKQIRKEFPGTRVLILSMHTNKSVVLQIIQSGAQGYVLKDAPPADVLRAIESVDNGEPFFSPDINQIVLNQYLAETGAEQSPTAVKLTNRERQVLAMIAEGQSNKEMASKMGVGVRTVETHRERMMSKLNIHSVAGLTKFAIANGIVNLE
- a CDS encoding CsbD family protein; its protein translation is MNTTEAKGDWNIVKGKMKQKWGKLTDNDLQYSEGRDEELFGRVQKATGETREAVEKALKDAGFKKCNC